aagcacattttattaattgcattatttaattatagtttaactatttgttttcatatttaagctagttttaaatataggagttaaggttatattgtaacccacataggttactatattccaccattaaccagccattttaatatggaggttatgggtatttctcatttactagcccatttaattttggagttatgtatcacataggttaaggtttgtaaaggctatataaagccttcttttctttgattagacatcagattttggaattgagaatagaatttctattttagctttgttgagagctaaactttctttgcaagttcttgtgtttagaacttgtaTGCTAGAGTTGGTATTGATCAAatctcttgtggagtgattcgaatcacaagtttagaaacgagttttctttacttttgatcttgatcatcaaggtaatccgttccatactttcccttgggttgatttccatatcatttggtatcagagcttcaggctcaagatcggatatatgtttcattGCGCTTAtctcttttaattctcttataatttttttttcttctcagtTTGTGTAGAATGTTCATATTCtatcacaaaaatatataacaaaaaaaaaaagaaaaaaaaaatatttcttatgtTCTTTAAAGTGTTAGATCTCGATCTTATCAacactttgttcttctttaagatcttctaaatcaattttcttgatggtaaattgattagattttgccaatcagaaaaagaaaaaaaaaaccattcaaaaaagaaagcttATTGATGTTaaatatctttcttttttcctctagATTATTATATGTAACTCTCATATGTTACTACGTCTAAATTAGTccttaatcattttctttctttaattcgTTTCTTTGTCGTTATTCGGATTGCTCCTTTAATACCCTTGTTTATGTGTTGAGTGTGCTGTCTATTCACTTTGAATTACACTTTGCTCTATAACATAGCTTATCTCACATCCCGATTTGTTTTTTGGAGTGTGATTTGTGTGTGCTCAATTGTGAGGGTGAGTTTGTAAGGGAATGACACATTGATTCGAGTGTTGAGTGCTAAACACGAGTGAACTACATTTACGAGTGAATACACGTGAGGGAGCGCTTGTGAggtcctttttttcttttacctttcttttgtAGCATGGAAAATCCAGACGACAATACTGACATTACTGATGCACGATTGAGAGAGGCACAACAACGAACCATGAAAAGACTAATTCGAGGAATAGAAGAGTTGACTGATCGAATAGGAAGATTGGAGATTCAGAATCAAGCTCGACAGAGGATTCCACTACCTGCACCCTCAACCGATACATATGAGGGCGACAATTCTGATCACCACGAGGATAATCCACATGCGGTTGGTCATGGCTTGATGCGAGGGCGAGACCATGGAAGAAGGTATCATAATTTACAACAACGAGTTCCTTATGATGATAGAATTGATCGTAACGTGGGgagcatcaaattaaaacttcccAAGTTTTATGGCAAAACCGATCCAGAGGAGTACCTTGAGTGGGAGAAAACGATAGAGTCGGTGTTCAAGTGTCATAATTTTAGTGATAAAAAGAAGGTACTGTTATGCATTgctcaattcaaacaatatgctcaaatttggTGGGATAAATTGATGTCAAGTAGGAGAAGAAACCTTGAAGCACCAATTGATTCATGGTACGAGTTCAAAGAGTCCATGAGGAAGCGTTTTGTtccacaatattttcaacggGACATGGCGCAAAAGCTTCAAGCATTGAAACAAGGACGCAAGTCTGTGGAAGATTATTACAAGGAGATGGATACATTGATGGATCGACTTGATCTCGATGAGGACATGGAGGCTCTCATGGCGCGGTTTCTTAATGGGTTAAACACAGAGATTGCAGACAAGACTGATTTACAGCCTTATTCTAATATTGAGGAGTTGTTGCACATTGCAATTAAGATCGAGAGgcaaatccaaagaagatCTCAACGGtattcttctaaaacttttccCAATTCTACTTCTACATGGAAAAAGGATAGTAAGAACATTGATTATAAGCATAGAAATCCAGAGATTAATGAGAAGCCTCAAgctaaatttgagaaaggGGAGAGTTCTAGaacagggaaagaaaaagtagaaaagtcTAATGTTCGAAATAGGGATTTAAAGTGTTGGAGATGTCAAGGGGTAGGACACTATAGTAGAGATTGCCCAAATGCAAGAATTATGACCATCAAGGAGGGAGAAATTGTTACGGATGACGAGGCACATGACGACATAAATGAGGAAACTGATGAGAGTGAGGAGTTTAGCGAAGAGGACCCTACACATATATCTTTGGTTACTCGACGAGCTCTAAACACCCACATTAAGGAGGACGGCCTAGACCAAAGAGAGAACTTGTTTCAAACTCGTTGTCTTGTTCAATCTGTACCTTGTAGTGTTGTCATTGATAGCGGTagttgcaccaatgttgtgAGTTCCATTCTGGTCAAAAGACTTAATTTGAAGACACAACCACATCCAAGACCCTACAAGCTTCAATGGTTGAATGATTGTGGGGAAGTACGGGTAACTCAACAAACTCTTGTTTCATTTACTATTGgaaaatatgttgatgatgttttatgtGATGTTGTATCCATGCATGTTGGAGATTTACTACTGGGGAGGCCATGGCAATTTGATCGTCGGGTAATGTATGATGGGTATGCAAATCGATACTCTTTTACTCACAATGGTAGAAAAACTACTCTTGTTCCATTGTCTCCAAAAGATGTATTTATTGATCATTgcaaacttgaaaagaaaaggcaagagGCTGATG
This genomic window from Cucurbita pepo subsp. pepo cultivar mu-cu-16 chromosome LG01, ASM280686v2, whole genome shotgun sequence contains:
- the LOC111811140 gene encoding uncharacterized protein LOC111811140; its protein translation is MENPDDNTDITDARLREAQQRTMKRLIRGIEELTDRIGRLEIQNQARQRIPLPAPSTDTYEGDNSDHHEDNPHAVGHGLMRGRDHGRRYHNLQQRVPYDDRIDRNVGSIKLKLPKFYGKTDPEEYLEWEKTIESVFKCHNFSDKKKVLLCIAQFKQYAQIWWDKLMSSRRRNLEAPIDSWYEFKESMRKRFVPQYFQRDMAQKLQALKQGRKSVEDYYKEMDTLMDRLDLDEDMEALMARFLNGLNTEIADKTDLQPYSNIEELLHIAIKIERQIQRRSQRYSSKTFPNSTSTWKKDSKNIDYKHRNPEINEKPQAKFEKGESSRTGKEKVEKSNVRNRDLKCWRCQGVGHYSRDCPNARIMTIKEGEIVTDDEAHDDINEETDESEEFSEEDPTHISLVTRRALNTHIKEDGLDQRENLFQTRCLVQSVPCSVVIDSGSCTNVVSSILVKRLNLKTQPHPRPYKLQWLNDCGEVRVTQQTLVSFTIGKYVDDVLCDVVSMHVGDLLLGRPWQFDRRVMYDGYANRYSFTHNGRKTTLVPLSPKDVFIDHCKLEKKRQEADAKAEIEKESSEKMSLSEKQESNTQPREKKERKAKSVSLYVRSSEARNVLLSNQTILVLMCKGSCYFTNMLNPSLPSDFVVLLQEFEDLFSEEMPSSLPPLRGIEHKIDFIPGAPIPNRPAYRTNPKEAEEIQRQVSELLAKGYVRESLSPCSVPVILVPKKDGSWRMCVDCRAINKITIKYRHPIPRLDDMLDELHGCSLFTKIDLKSGYHQIRMHIGDEWKTAFKTKYGLYEWLVMPFGLTNAPSTFMRLMNHVLREYLGKFVVVYFDDILVYSKSLDDHITHVRNVLTTLRNECLYVNLKKCSFCMEKVNFLGFVVSSNGVEVDEEKVKAIKEWPTPKNVSEVRSFHGLASFYRRFIKNFSTIASPLNELVKKNVSFIWEKDQELAFTTLKEKLSYAPLLTLPNFESTFEIECDASGVGIGAVLM